Proteins encoded within one genomic window of uncultured Sphingopyxis sp.:
- a CDS encoding DsbA family oxidoreductase translates to MPRLSVDIVSDVMCPWCIIGWLKFRKVIDHFAGRLDFRVQWHPFELNPDMPPEGEDAAAHVMRKYGISAEQSRANSGRLAGIAGELGFTFNRGPAFRMRNSFDAHRLLTWAGAIEEPEQDGPTGVQTELKLALFKAHFTDNRDVGDTQVLADVAASVGLDRDRAAAILASGEFGDMVRTEEAYWADRNITGVPAFILGSRMLVPGAQDPEMFIRVIENKVLAATA, encoded by the coding sequence GTGCCGCGTCTGAGCGTCGACATCGTGTCCGATGTGATGTGCCCCTGGTGCATCATCGGCTGGCTGAAATTCCGCAAGGTCATCGATCATTTCGCGGGCCGGCTGGACTTCCGCGTCCAGTGGCATCCGTTCGAGCTCAATCCCGATATGCCGCCCGAAGGCGAGGATGCCGCCGCGCATGTGATGCGCAAATATGGCATCAGCGCCGAGCAGAGCCGCGCCAATAGCGGGCGGCTCGCGGGTATCGCGGGCGAGCTGGGTTTCACCTTCAACCGTGGCCCGGCGTTCCGGATGCGCAACAGTTTCGACGCGCATCGGCTGCTGACCTGGGCGGGCGCGATCGAGGAACCCGAACAGGATGGGCCGACGGGCGTGCAGACCGAGCTGAAGCTGGCGTTGTTCAAGGCGCATTTCACCGACAATCGCGATGTCGGCGACACGCAGGTGCTCGCCGATGTCGCGGCGTCGGTCGGGCTCGACCGCGACCGGGCGGCCGCGATTCTCGCTTCGGGCGAGTTCGGCGACATGGTGCGCACCGAGGAAGCCTATTGGGCCGACCGGAATATCACCGGCGTGCCCGCCTTCATCCTCGGCAGCCGGATGCTGGTTCCGGGCGCGCAGGATCCCGAGATGTTCATCCGCGTGATCGAGAATAAGGTGCTCGCGGCGACAGCCTGA